One Coffea arabica cultivar ET-39 chromosome 5c, Coffea Arabica ET-39 HiFi, whole genome shotgun sequence DNA window includes the following coding sequences:
- the LOC140007672 gene encoding uncharacterized protein: MLDLGASINVMPKTIYASLNLGPLKETAIIIQLADRTNAYPEGLVENVLVQVNELVFPADFYILDMGDEKSLNPSPILLGRPFLSTARTKIDVNEGTLSMKFDGEIVNFNIFKAMKYPEESKSVFALSVIEPFVQETFELDGEDALEVALTKHLELGVTLDVDMRDELHHAVEALHSLPTVSPRYELTSLFVPETQTKLLPSVVQAPKLELKPLPKHLKYAFLGDRETLPVIISAHLSPSQEDKLVRILREHKEAIGWSIVYIKRISPSLCMHRIRLENDAKPVRQAQRRLNPLMMEVVKKETLKLLEVGIIFAISDSPWVSPIQVDPKKAGVTVEENQEGDMVPVRKATG, translated from the coding sequence ATGTTGGATTTAGGGGCGTCAATTAACGTGATGCCAAAAACTATTTATGCGTCTCTGAATCTTGGGCCATTAAAAGAAACTGCCATCATAATTCAACTAGCAGACCGCACGAATGCCTACCCAGAGGGGCTAGTTGAGAATGTCTTAGTTCAGGTAAATGAATTAGTCTTTCCTGCGGATTTTTATATCCTGGACATGGGAGATGAGAAGTCATTAAACCCGTCACCTATCTTGTTAGGTAGACCGTTTCTTAGCACTGCCAGGACTAAAATAGATGTGAATGAGGGTACTTTatcaatgaaatttgatggtgaaattgtgaattttaaCATTTTTAAGGCGATGAAATATCCAGAGGAATCTAAGTCAGTCTTTGCTTTGAGTGTTATTGAGCCGTTTGTGCAGGAAACTTTCGAATTGGATGGTGAAGATGCATTAGAAGTGGCCCTAACCAAGCATCTGGAGTTGGGTGTAACTCTTGATGTGGACATGAGGGATGAGTTACACCATGCAGTTGAAGCCTTACACTCACTTCCAACCGTATCTCCAAGGTATGAGCTTACCTCTCTTTTTGTGCCAGAGACTCAGACAAAGTTGCTTCCTTCAGTTGTGCAAGCACCAAAATTAGAGCTAAAGCCTCTCCCGAAGCATCTAAAGTATGCATTTCTGGGAGACCGGGAGACACTTCCGGTGATCATCTCTGCACATTTATCTCCAAGTCAAGAGGACAAACTGGTGCGAATCCTCAGGGAGCATAAGGAGGCAATTGGGTGGAGCATAGTATATATCAAGAGAATAAGTCCATCCTTATGCATGCACCGGATTCGGCTCGAAAATGATGCGAAACCGGTAAGACAGGCACAGCGGAGGTTGAACCCCTTAATGATGGAGGTTGTGAAAAAGGAGACACTTAAACTTCTAGAGGTGGGGATTATCTTTGCTATTTCAGACAGTCCGTGGGTGAGTCCTATTCAAGTGGACCCGAAAAAGGCGGGAGTGACCGTAGAGGAGAACCAGGAGGGTGATATGGTCCCGGTTAGAAAAGCTACTGGCTAG
- the LOC113690650 gene encoding acidic endochitinase-like, whose protein sequence is MAASLRPLFLAITPLLVISSLIRSSEGEGVGFYWGQSLHDENLAEMCNNSMYRYAVLASLNLGGNRPVLSIDDKCNPSYPAGCAYLGHMIDFCKGQGIKVLLSLGGRPDLSSDDAHNVAEYIWNNFLSNNSGPGPLNATVDGIDFRIQSGSNQSLDVLARALRNYSTPERKVYLSAAPLCQIPDYYLDDAIKTGVFDHVWVQFFGDPSCEFYPPIWIAWSCYLDKYNTTLSLGITRNPDTDGFIPCDDLFTRTFFVVQFPKFGTLMVFEGKYDCNFSAGVLLASGKKSMNKFYAID, encoded by the coding sequence ATGGCTGCTAGTTTACGACCCCTCTTCTTAGCAATAACACCCCTGCTGGTGATTTCATCCTTGATCAGGTCCTCAGAAGGCGAAGGAGTTGGGTTCTACTGGGGCCAAAGTCTTCATGATGAAAACCTGGCTGAGATGTGCAACAACAGTATGTATCGCTACGCGGTTCTCGCCTCCCTAAATTTGGGGGGTAACAGACCAGTCTTGAGCATAGATGACAAGTGCAATCCGAGCTACCCGGCTGGCTGCGCCTACCTAGGTCATATGATAGATTTCTGCAAGGGCCAAGGCATCAAAGTATTGCTTTCCCTTGGCGGGAGGCCTGATCTTTCTTCTGATGATGCTCACAATGTTGCAGAATATATCTGGAACAATTTTTTGAGTAATAATTCAGGCCCTGGTCCTCTCAATGCTACTGTAGATGGAATAGACTTCCGTATCCAAAGCGGATCAAACCAGAGTCTGGATGTTCTCGCCCGGGCACTCAGGAATTATAGCACACCTGAAAGAAAGGTGTACTTATCTGCAGCACCACTCTGTCAAATTCCTGACTATTATCTTGACGATGCtatcaaaactggcgtctttgACCACGTGTGGGTGCAATTTTTCGGTGATCCTTCATGTGAATTCTATCCACCCATTTGGATTGCATGGTCTTGTTATCTAGACAAATATAATACTACATTATCCCTGGGAATAACCAGAAATCCCGACACCGACGGCTTCATCCCATGTGATGATCTATTTACAAGGACGTTCTTTGTGGTGCAGTTTCCCAAATTTGGAACGCTCATGGTGTTTGAGGGAAAATACGACTGCAATTTTAGCGCTGGTGTACTTCTGGCTTCTGGTAAAAAGTCCATGAATAAGTTCTACGCCATCGACTAA